A segment of the Pseudomonas versuta genome:
ACGTCACCATCATTGACGCGATTCAGGGCGTGATCAAAGCCGACGTTGGCGTGCGCGACGGTAAAATTGTCGGTATCGGCAAAAGCGGTAACCCGGGCACCATGAGTGGTGTAACACCGGGCCTGGTGGTGGGTGTGAGCACCGACGCCATTTCCGGAGAACACTTGATTCTGACCGCTGCCGGGATCGACACCCACGTTCACCTGATCTCGCCACAACAGGCCTATCACGCACTGTCCAACGGTGTAACCACCTTCTTTGGCGGTGGTATCGGCCCAACCGACGGCACCAATGGCACCACCGTGACTGCGGGCCCCTGGAACATCCGCCAGATGCTGCGCTCACTCGAAGGCTTGCCAGTCAACGTCGGCATGCTCGGCAAGGGCAACGCCTATGGCCGCGACCCGTTGGTCGAACAAGTCATCGCCGGTGTGGCCGGTTTCAAGGTTCACGAGGACTGGGGCGCAACTTCAAACGCCCTGCGTCACGCACTGCGCACTGCCGATGAACTGGACGTCCAGGTCTCGGTGCACACCGACAGCCTCAACGAATGCGGTTACGTCGAAGACACCATCGATGCCTTCGAAGGTCGCACCATTCACACCTTCCACACCGAAGGCGCGGGTGGCGGTCACGCCCCGGACATCATCAAGGTCGCCAGCCAGAGCAACGTACTGCCAAGCTCCACTAACCCGACCCTGCCCTATGGCATCAACAGCCAGGCCGAGTTGTTCGACATGATCATGGTCTGTCACAACCTCAACCCGAACGTGCCGGCCGACGTATCGTTTGCCGAAAGCCGGGTTCGTCCGGAAACCATCGCAGCCGAAAACGTGTTGCAGGACATGGGCGTGATTTCGATGTTTTCCAGCGACTCCCAGGCCATGGGCCGGGTCGGTGAAAACTGGTTGCGGGTGATGCAGACCGCCCACGCGATGAAAGCCTCGCGCGGCAAGCTGCCGGAAGACAGCGCCGACAACGACAACTTCCGCGTCCTGCGGTACGTGGCCAAAATCACCATCAACCCTGCCCTCGCCCAAGGCATCAGCCACGTGCTGGGCTCGGTCGAAGTCGGCAAGATGGCCGACCTGGTGCTGTGGGACCCGCGTTTCTTCGGGGCCAAACCGAAGATGGTGATCAAGGGCGGGATGATCAACTGGGCCGCCATGGGCGATCCGAACGCCTCCCTGCCAACCCCGCAGCCGGTTTATTACCGTCCGATGTTTGGCGCGCAGGGCAAAACCCTGCAAGACACTTGCGTAACTTTTGTGTCCCAGGCAGCGCTGGATGACGGGGTCAAGGAAAAAGCCGGGCTGGACCGCCAGGTCATCGCAGTACGCGGTTGCCGTACCGTCTCCAAAAGGGACCTGGTGCGCAACGACAAAATGCCGCAAATCGATGTCGATCCTGAAACCTTCGCCGTGAAGGTCGATGGCGTACACGCCACGTGCAAACCGATCGATACGGCCGCGATGAACCAGCGTTATTTCTTTGGCTAAGACTGTGGGAGCGGGCTTGCCCGCTCCCACAGGGAGGTCTCACCCACAAGGGTGGTCTGTAACAATCAAGGAAGGAGTTTGCAACGTGATTTTGATTGAACACATTCTGGGCAATGCTAAGAAAGACCCGGTCTGGAAACAAAAACTCGAAGGCGCCAACGTCGACCTGCTGGTACTGGACCAGCGCGAAGCGCAAAAAAGTCGCTGCCGGCGCACCAGTGTCGGCGGGCTCGACCTGGGAATCTCGCTTGAACGCAACGTGGTGCTGTCCGACGGCGATGTGCTGATGTGGGATGAGCAGAGCAAAACCGCTGTGGTAGTGCAATTGAACCTGCGCGACGTGATGGTGATTGACCTTAAAGAGCTGAAACAGCAGCCGCTGGATATCCTGATCAAAACCAGTTTCGAACTGGGCCACGCCCTGGGTAACCAGCACTGGAAAGCAGTAACCAAGAACAACGAGGTCTACATCCCGCTCACCGTCGAAACCAAAATGATGGACTCGGTGATGCGCACTCACGGCTTTCAACATTTGCCATACGCCTTTATCGGCGGCGCAGAAATCCTGCCCAACCTCACCACTTCCGAAGCACGCCTGCTGTTTGGCGGCGCCGAAGAAACCGACACCCACGTTCACGTCGCCAGCCCGCAAGACAAGCTCGATGCTGCAGCCCTCAAGATCCAGTGCCTGCACAGCCATGGCGACGGCATCAGCCACAGTCATGGGCATGACCACGGCCACACGCACCACGATCACGACCATAAGCATTGAATCCGGCAAGAAGGCGCCTAGATGAACGCATCTGATCTCATTCGCATCATGCAGTTTGGCGATTCGGTATTGCCAGTCGGTGCCTTTTCGTTCTCGAACGGCGTTGAATCCGCCATTCAGAAAGGCATCGTCCACGATGTCGCGACCCTCAAAGGCTTTGTCCTCACAGCACTCAAACAAGCGGCCAGTTGTGATGGCATGGGTGTGGTCGCCGCACACCGCGCGGCCATCAATGATGATCGCGACGGTATTTTACGCGCCGACTGGGCGGTGAATAACCGCAAGCTCAACGAAGAAAGCCGGTTGATGGCCACGCGCATGGGTAAAAAACTGGCAGAAATGTCGATCCATGTCGTCGAGAAACCCCTGGTGCGCTGGTGGCTGGAACAGATCAAGGCCGGCAACGCCGCAGGCACCTACCCCGTCACCCAGGCCGTGGTGATGTCGACCCAGGGCATTGGCGCCCGCGAGGTGGTGGTGATGCACCAGTACGGTGTGGCCATGACCATTCTCAGTGCCGCGATGCGCTTGATGCGGGTCACGCACCTGGACACCCAGCACATCCTGTTCGAACTCAACCATGACATTGAAGCGTTCTGCGACATCGCCGAAATCGGCGATATCGAGCAGATGTCGTCCTATGTGCCGATTGTCGACGTGCTCGCTGCCGTCCACGTCAAAGCCCACGTACGGCTATTTATGAACTGACTCTGCAAGCGAATCCGGATCCACAGCGCTGACCTGTGTCGACGCTCAATCAGCTTCAACTTTTGTTAAGGAACGTATCGTGAAAAAGATTACTCGCATTGGTATTGGCGGCCCGGTCGGCTCAGGTAAAACCGCGATCATCGAAGTGATCACCCCGATCCTGATCAACCGTGGCTACAAGCCGCTGATCATCACCAACGACATCGTGACCACCGAAGACGCCAAACAGGTCAAGCGCACGCTTAAAGGCATCCTCGACGAAGACAAGATTCTGGGCGTCGAAACCGGTGCCTGCCCGCACACCGCGGTGCGTGAAGATCCGAGCATGAACATTGCAGCGGTCGAGGAAATGGAAGAGAAGTTTCCGGACAGCGACCTGATCATGATCGAGAGCGGCGGCGACAACCTGACCCTGACCTTCAGCCCGGCCCTGGCCGACTTCTACATCTACGTAATTGACGTGGCGGAAGGTGAAAAAATCCCGCGCAAGAACGGCCCGGGGCTGGTGCAGGCAGACATTCTGATCATCAACAAAATCGACCTCGCCCCTTACGTCGGCGCGAGCCTGGATGTGATGGAAAGCGACACCAAAGTGGTGCGTGGCAACCGCCCTTATATCCTCACGAACTGCAAGACCGGCCAGGGCATTGAAGAGCTGGTGGACATGATCGAGCACATGTTCCTGTTCGCCCAAAAACCGGCGGCCAAGAGTGAGGTCACTGCATGACAGCCCAGTGCCAGATCGTGAACAACCCTTCACGGCTTCGCGCTCACTCATTAGGTGATGGTGCGCCGGAGCTTGCGCAGTATCAGGACGAGCCAGCGCAGATGAGCAGCGGTTCCGTCGGCAAGAGTGGTTACTTGCGCCTTGGCTTTGAAAAACGCGGCAATCGCAGCGTATTGGCAGACATGGAGCGACGCGTACCGTCGCTGGTGCAACGGGCATTGTATTGGGACGAAGTCATGCCCCAACTGCCCTGCGTCACCATGATTTCGACTTCGGGCTGCATACTGCAGGGCGACCGCCTGGCCACGGATGTCAATGTCGGGGTGGGTGCCTGCGGGCACGTCACCACCCAGTCGGCGACCAAAGTGCACTCGATGAACGCCAACTACGCTTCGCAAATCCAGAATTTCAGGGTTGAAGAAGATGGCTACCTGGAGTTCATGCCCGACCCGCTGATCCCCCATCGCAATGCGCGGTTCATCACCGAAACCAGAATCAGTATCCACCCCACGGCCACGGCGATTTACTGCGAAATCCTGATGTCGGGGCGCAAGTATCACCATGTCGACGAGCGCTTTGGTTTTGACGTGTATTCCTCGCGGGTCATGGCCGAAAACCTTGAAGGCAAGGAACTGTTTGTCGAGAAGTACATTCTGGAACCGAAAAAGGAAAGCCTGGATGCCATCGGTGTCATGCAAACCTTCGACGTGTTCGGCAACGTCGTGTTGCTCACGCCCAAGGAGCATCACGACCGGATTGTCGAGCGCGTCCCGGCGATCTTCGATATGGAGGCAGGCATTGCCAGCGGTGTCACCCGTTTGCCAAACAACTGTGGGCTGATTTTCAAGGTGCTGGGCAATGACAGTGGTGAAGTCAAAGCCCAAGTGCGCGAGTTCTGGAAAGTCGCCCGCGAAGAAATTCTGGGCCTGACGCTGCAACCACAGTTTTTGTGGCGATAAAAATCACCAAGTGGATCCGTGAGGGAGCGGGTTGCCGGCGATAAAGGCAACCTGGTTTGACTGACACTGCCCAGTGATGCTTTCGCAGGCAAGCCAGCTCTCTTTGTATGGATCAGGCCAAGTGCATAATCGGGAGAGTCAATATGGATGCTGCATCAGCCCCTGGTTCCAAGTGGTCGCAACTGACCCAAGGCAACGTCTTCCTTGAGTTTGTGGACGTTACCTTGCGCGGTTGTGCCCAGGTCATGTTCCAGAGCAACCCGCTGACCGGGTTGCTGTTTTTTGCCGCGATCTTTGTCGGTGCTTATGGCGAAGGCAACCCCGCGGTGGCCTACGGTGCGGTACTGGGTACGGCTGTTGCCACCTTTACCGGCTTGAACCTCAAAGACCGCACATCCTGGAAAGCCGGTTTGTACGGCTATAACGGCTGCCTGGTCGGTGCGGCCCTGCCAACCTTCCTGGATGTCACGCCGATCCTCTGGCTGTGCATCATCCTGGGCAGCGTGGTCTCGGTCATCGTCACCATTTGTATCGCCGACATTCTCAAAACATGGAAAGTCGCAGCCCTCACCGCCCCCTTCGTGCTGGTGACCTGGACCATGTTACTGGCCAGCTATGCCTTTGGCGGCCTGACGACCAGCGCCCTGCCGGTACCTAACCTGCCCCACGACCTGATCGCGGTGAACAGCAGCCTGTTCGATGGCATCGATTTTCTCCATGGCTCGTTCTACGGCATCTCCGAGGTGTTCCTGTTCAGCAGTGTGATCGGCGGCGTGCTGCTGCTGGCGGGGCTGGCGGTGTCCTCGTTATGGGCCGCAGTGTTTGCGTTCTTGGGTTCGGTGCTGGCAATCATTGTCGCCTCGGTGCTGCAGGCGGAACACACCAGCATCAATAACGGGATGTATGCATTCAGCGCCGTGCTGACCGCCATCGCACTGGGTTCGACCTTCAACCAGCCAAGCTGGCGCGTACTGATCTACACCCTGATCGGGGTAATTTTCACTGTATTTGTACAGGGCGCATTGAATACCCTGCTGACCCCCATCGGCATACCGACGCTGACCATGCCGTTTGTGCTTGCATCCTGGTTATTCCTGGTCCCGAACAAGGATGTGATGCCGACTCACCGTCAATAAATTCCGACTCTTACAGGGAAGCCCCCCCATGACAGCTATCGCCCGGTTATCGCCCGCCTTCGAGTCGTCCAGCACGACGCGGCGCGCTATCTATTTGTTGATCGGCCTGGTCGCTGCCAACCTCCTCGCCTGGGCCTGGGCTTTTATCGAGTTCGGCGCCAACCCGGTATTGATGGGTACCGCGTTGCTGGCCTACAGCTTTGGCCTGCGTCATGCCGTCGATGCCGACCATATCGCCGCCATCGACAACGTCACCCGCAAGCTGATGCAACAAGGCAAAAAACCGATTGCCGTGGGCACCTGGTTCTCCCTGGGACACTCCACCATTGTGGTGCTGGCATCATTTGCCATCGCCGCCACGGCGATGGCATTCAAGGACGACATGGCCTGGTTCCATGAGACCGGGGGCCTGATTGGCACCCTGGTTTCATCCGCGTTCCTGCTGCTGTTTGGCGTGCTTAACCTGGTGATCCTGATCTCAGTGTACAAAAAGTTCAAACAGGTCAAGGCAGGCCAGCAACTGGCCCCCGAAGAGCTCGACTTGCTGGTCGCCAACAAGGGGGGTTGATGGCGCGGATCTTTGGCCGCCTGTTCAATCTGGTCGACAAAAGCTGGCACATGTACCCGGTGGGGTTTTTATTTGGCCTGGGCTTCGACACCGCCACCGAAATCGGCTTGCTGGGCATTAGCGCCACCAGTGCCTCACACGGCATCAGCCTGTGGTCGATCATGGTGTTCCCGGTGCTGTTTGCAGTGGGCATGGCCCTGATCGACTCACTGGACAACTTTGTGATGATCGGCGCCTACGGCTGGGCCTTCTCCAAGCCGGTACGCAAGCTTTACTACAACATCACCATCACCGCCGCTTCGGTGGTTGTCGCCCTGTTCATCGGCGGTATCGAAGCGCTGGGGCTGATCGCCGACAAGCTTGAATTGACCGGCGGGATCTGGACCCCGATCAATGCCATCAACGAAAACTTCGGTGAAATCGGCTACTGGATCATCGGCATGTTTGTCCTGTGCTGGCTGATCTCGGGCCTCAACTATTATCTGCGCGGCTATGACCAACTGGGAGCCAACACCTGATGACACTTGCCACTGTGCAGGCCTGCTGCGGGCAGCCTGCGGAACCTGACCTACACTTCATCCACCTTTCAACAGACGCGTCGTAGGTACTATGACTTTATTACAGGACGTAAAAAATCGGGCCTCATTTGCTTACGGGGTCGCCTTGCTGGTGGCCATCAATGGCTTTCTTTTATTCTTGCCGGTGTTGCAGCGCGGGGTCGCTCACTCCAATGCTGCCGGCGGCACATTTGACACCTGGAAGGAGGCATTAAGCTTTTTAGCCTTGCTGGAAATACCCGGCTTCGTGGTGGGGTTTGTTCTGGTGCTGATGTCATTGGGGTTGTTGATCAAGTCCCGTATCAGCTGGTTCTTCGCCCTGTTGCTGCTGATAGCCACGGTTTGCGTGGATTTGTTCATTCTGAAAAAACCCAGCGCCATCACCTTCCTCTCGATCTTCAGCATTGCGGTACTGGCCTTTTATTGGCGCCGGTTTGACCACTACAGCCTTGCCACCGGCAGCTTCTTTGCGGTGGTCAGCATCGCCTCGCTGATCGTCTATAGCACTCTGGGCACGCTCTACATTGGCGAAGAGTTCGCACCGCCGGTCACAGACCTGCCGTCAGCGTTTTACTTCGCCATTGTGGTGATGTCGACCGTGGGCTTTGGCGACATCGTCCCGCACACCACCGATGCGCGTTTTTTCACCCTGACGGTGATCATCCTGGGCATCACCATCTTCGCGATCTCGGTGGCGTCCATTGCCGGCCCGCTGATCAGCAATAACATTCAACGAATCGTTAAAGGCAGGATTACCCATATGGCCCGTAAAAATCACTACATCCTTGTCGGCGTCGGTTCGCTGGCGCAAAACGTTTACAAGGGCCTGACCGATCGTGGCGAGCACGTCACCGTGGTGTGTGCCACCGGCAGCCAGCACGACTTGCCGGAAAAGGCCGACATCATTGAAGGTGATCCTTCGTCGGTAGCGACCCTCAAACTGGCCGGGGCTGCCGATGCCAAGTACATCGTGACCCTGTGCGACAACGACGCCGAAAACGTCTTCACCATTCTGGCGGCCAAGGAAATAGCCGGTGACGACACCCAGATCATCGCGCTGGTCAACGAAACGCGGAACATGCCCAAGGTCAAACGTGTCAACCCGACCATGGTGCTGTCGTTGCCACTGCTGGGCAGCGAGTTGCTGGTACGCACCCTTGAGGGTGATGAAATCAACAACAGCCTGATCACCGAAATGTTCTTCGGCAAGCGAACTTCCCTGGCCTGACCATAACCGTAGGAGCGAGCTTGCTCGCGAGCTTTTTCAAGATCAAAAGATCGCGAGCAAGCTCGCTCCTACAGGTTCAGGGCTTTAATCAGTCGCAGGCACTGGTTTGACCTTGCCTCCGGCGAACAGACCCAGCTCAACCGCCGCAAAACCGATCACCAGACTGGTCACCAGATAGCAGATGGAGACCAGCACCCCGCCCGGATCCTTCATCATCTCCACCGCGCCGAACACGAAACTGGAAAAGGTTGAAAGCCCGC
Coding sequences within it:
- a CDS encoding urease subunit alpha, whose translation is MPTISRKEYAGLFGPTTGDKIRLGDTNLFVEIEKDLRGYGDESVYGGGKSLRDGMGADNTLTRDNGVLDLVITNVTIIDAIQGVIKADVGVRDGKIVGIGKSGNPGTMSGVTPGLVVGVSTDAISGEHLILTAAGIDTHVHLISPQQAYHALSNGVTTFFGGGIGPTDGTNGTTVTAGPWNIRQMLRSLEGLPVNVGMLGKGNAYGRDPLVEQVIAGVAGFKVHEDWGATSNALRHALRTADELDVQVSVHTDSLNECGYVEDTIDAFEGRTIHTFHTEGAGGGHAPDIIKVASQSNVLPSSTNPTLPYGINSQAELFDMIMVCHNLNPNVPADVSFAESRVRPETIAAENVLQDMGVISMFSSDSQAMGRVGENWLRVMQTAHAMKASRGKLPEDSADNDNFRVLRYVAKITINPALAQGISHVLGSVEVGKMADLVLWDPRFFGAKPKMVIKGGMINWAAMGDPNASLPTPQPVYYRPMFGAQGKTLQDTCVTFVSQAALDDGVKEKAGLDRQVIAVRGCRTVSKRDLVRNDKMPQIDVDPETFAVKVDGVHATCKPIDTAAMNQRYFFG
- the ureE gene encoding urease accessory protein UreE (involved in the assembly of the urease metallocenter; possible nickel donor); the encoded protein is MILIEHILGNAKKDPVWKQKLEGANVDLLVLDQREAQKSRCRRTSVGGLDLGISLERNVVLSDGDVLMWDEQSKTAVVVQLNLRDVMVIDLKELKQQPLDILIKTSFELGHALGNQHWKAVTKNNEVYIPLTVETKMMDSVMRTHGFQHLPYAFIGGAEILPNLTTSEARLLFGGAEETDTHVHVASPQDKLDAAALKIQCLHSHGDGISHSHGHDHGHTHHDHDHKH
- a CDS encoding urease accessory protein UreF, with the translated sequence MNASDLIRIMQFGDSVLPVGAFSFSNGVESAIQKGIVHDVATLKGFVLTALKQAASCDGMGVVAAHRAAINDDRDGILRADWAVNNRKLNEESRLMATRMGKKLAEMSIHVVEKPLVRWWLEQIKAGNAAGTYPVTQAVVMSTQGIGAREVVVMHQYGVAMTILSAAMRLMRVTHLDTQHILFELNHDIEAFCDIAEIGDIEQMSSYVPIVDVLAAVHVKAHVRLFMN
- the ureG gene encoding urease accessory protein UreG, with protein sequence MKKITRIGIGGPVGSGKTAIIEVITPILINRGYKPLIITNDIVTTEDAKQVKRTLKGILDEDKILGVETGACPHTAVREDPSMNIAAVEEMEEKFPDSDLIMIESGGDNLTLTFSPALADFYIYVIDVAEGEKIPRKNGPGLVQADILIINKIDLAPYVGASLDVMESDTKVVRGNRPYILTNCKTGQGIEELVDMIEHMFLFAQKPAAKSEVTA
- a CDS encoding urease accessory protein UreD, whose product is MSSGSVGKSGYLRLGFEKRGNRSVLADMERRVPSLVQRALYWDEVMPQLPCVTMISTSGCILQGDRLATDVNVGVGACGHVTTQSATKVHSMNANYASQIQNFRVEEDGYLEFMPDPLIPHRNARFITETRISIHPTATAIYCEILMSGRKYHHVDERFGFDVYSSRVMAENLEGKELFVEKYILEPKKESLDAIGVMQTFDVFGNVVLLTPKEHHDRIVERVPAIFDMEAGIASGVTRLPNNCGLIFKVLGNDSGEVKAQVREFWKVAREEILGLTLQPQFLWR
- the yut gene encoding urea transporter; this encodes MDAASAPGSKWSQLTQGNVFLEFVDVTLRGCAQVMFQSNPLTGLLFFAAIFVGAYGEGNPAVAYGAVLGTAVATFTGLNLKDRTSWKAGLYGYNGCLVGAALPTFLDVTPILWLCIILGSVVSVIVTICIADILKTWKVAALTAPFVLVTWTMLLASYAFGGLTTSALPVPNLPHDLIAVNSSLFDGIDFLHGSFYGISEVFLFSSVIGGVLLLAGLAVSSLWAAVFAFLGSVLAIIVASVLQAEHTSINNGMYAFSAVLTAIALGSTFNQPSWRVLIYTLIGVIFTVFVQGALNTLLTPIGIPTLTMPFVLASWLFLVPNKDVMPTHRQ
- the kch gene encoding voltage-gated potassium channel protein; the protein is MTLLQDVKNRASFAYGVALLVAINGFLLFLPVLQRGVAHSNAAGGTFDTWKEALSFLALLEIPGFVVGFVLVLMSLGLLIKSRISWFFALLLLIATVCVDLFILKKPSAITFLSIFSIAVLAFYWRRFDHYSLATGSFFAVVSIASLIVYSTLGTLYIGEEFAPPVTDLPSAFYFAIVVMSTVGFGDIVPHTTDARFFTLTVIILGITIFAISVASIAGPLISNNIQRIVKGRITHMARKNHYILVGVGSLAQNVYKGLTDRGEHVTVVCATGSQHDLPEKADIIEGDPSSVATLKLAGAADAKYIVTLCDNDAENVFTILAAKEIAGDDTQIIALVNETRNMPKVKRVNPTMVLSLPLLGSELLVRTLEGDEINNSLITEMFFGKRTSLA